Genomic DNA from Salinibacterium sp. NK8237:
TTGGCCGGGCCGGTGGAGCCTGAGGTGAAGAGGATCGCTGCGTCATCCTCAGCCCGCGGTTCGGCGGGGAGGGCTGTGTTGGCGCCGAGCGTGATGAGGTCGCGCAGGCTGTACGAGACTCCGAGCGTTGCGGCGGAAACCTTGGGCAGTCGCGCGGTGGAGATGCGCACTCCGGGCCAACCGAGCGTGCGGGCGGCGGTGAGGCCGGGGGCTTCGCCGATGATGAAGTCGGGCCACGATCCGCGCACGGCACGGGTGAGTCCCTTGACGCCGAGGCCGGCATCCGCGACGACGATGATGGCGCCGATGCGCAGGCAGGCGTAGACCACTGCGGTGAGTGTCGGCCCGGGCGGGACGAGCAACGAGACCCGCTGACCCTTCTTCACACCGATCGCGGTGAGGCCGGCGGCGATATGACTCACGCGGTCGGAGAGCTGTCGCCAGCTGACCTGCTGAGGACCACGTTGCCCGCGCGTCGACATGTCGATCACGGCCGTGGTGGTGTCGTCGGCGCGTTCATCAAGGTTGCGCCAGAGCGGCACGAAGCTCGAATCGTCGGCGTCGGCGTCGGCGGAGGCGGATGCTGCAGCGAACGCTTCCCGGGGCGTCGGCGAGGCCGAGCCCGGGTTCGCGAGACTCGCAGCATTGTCGCCGAGCCAGGTCAGCACCGAGTCGGCGTACGGAACGTCTTCGGCAACGAGGTGGCCGGCACCCTCAAAGCGGTGGACGTTCGCGTGCGGGAGGCGTTCGATGAGGTCGTCGAGGTAGTAGTCGCTGAAGATCGGATCGCGCGGACCCCACAGCATGAGCGCCGGCAGGTCGAGCGTGGCCACAGCGGTGGCGATCCGGTCGAGTTCGCTATAGCTTTCGTGGTTGGCGTCGACGGGGATGTCGGCAACGAAGCCGCCGATTCCGCCACGACGTGCTGCCGTGCGGTACGGCGCGCGGTACGCATCCTTCACCGCCGGGTCGAGCGAATCGGTCGTGAGTGCGAGCGTGGTCTCCAAGAACGCGGTGGTGCGCACGGTGGATGCCGCCAGCATTCCACGGGCGCGCGCCAGCCGCAGCGGCGCGGGGATTGGCTTGCCTGCCTCGTGGTGCACGGCGGTGTTCAACAGCATGACGCCCGAGAGCTGGGCCGGGTGATCGACTGCCCACCCGAGCGAAACGACACCGCCCCAGTCGTGCCCAAGCGAAATAACGGGGCCGGTAAGCGAAAGTGCGTCGGTGAAGGCGGTCAGATCGGCGACCCGCTGCGCGAGTGGACGATGGATGCCGGTGCGCTCAGAGAAGCCCATGTCGAGCTGGTCGACGGCGATGATCCGCCACGCGGGCGCCGCAACCCTAGACCCGTCGCCAGCCCCATCCGCAGCCCCAGCTTCAGCAGCCTGCACCGATTGCGTCAGCAGTTCGCGCCAGTAGTACGACCAGGTCGGGTTGCCGTGGACGGCCAAGACAGTGCCGGCAACGGGCACGCCGAGGCGAGCCAACTCGTCGCCGGTGTCGAGGTAGTGCCAGTCGCGGGTGAGTCCCGCATCCAGACCACTTCCGGGTACAGCGGTAACTCGGCTGAAGCGCGGGTCGAGCCCGGGCAGGTCGTGCGGCGGGCGGGAAGCGGCTTCAGTCACCATGCGAGCTCCATCATTGCGGTGTTGAGGCCGGAACCCACGCCCACCAGGAGAACGCGGTCGCCCTTCTTGAGCGACCCTTGGGCTTCATCAAGCGTGATGGGAATCGACGCGGGGCCAACGTTGCCGTATTGCGGGAAGGTGGTGGGCACGCGATCGCGGTCGAGTTTTGCTGCCTTGACGATCGCGTTGGTGTGTACCGACGACACCTGGTGCGTGACGTAGAGATCCATTGCGGACCAGTCCCATTCGGTGGATGCTTCTTTCCACGCCGAAACGACGAGGTCGAGGCCACCTTTGAGCAGTGCTTTCGCGTCGGTGAACATACCGTCGACGCTGCCGACACAGAGTTCGTGGAACTGGGTTGCCGCGCGGGTGACTCCACCGAGAATCGGATGCCCGGCCGGGTGTTCGTCGGTGCGTCCGAGTACGGCAGCAGCAGCTCCGGAACCGAGCGTGAGCGAGGCAAATTCACTCATGAAGCCGTCACGATCGGAATCCTGCTTCAGCAGGCGGTCGATGGTGTTGGTTTGGATGTCGTCGGCGTCTTCGCCATTGACGATGATCGCGTAGCGAATCTGGCCCGACTCGATCATGTTCGCGGCAAGGTTCATCCCGCTGACAAAACCGAGACATGCGTTCGCGACGTCGAAGTTGATGGCCGAGCTGGGCAGGCCGAGGCCGTGGTGCAGGCGCACCGCTACCGAGGGCTCAAGGTGCTTGCGGCTGACCGACGTATTAATGAGGAGGCCGACTTCAGAGGCATCCACACCAGCTTCGGCTAGCGCGCGTTGACCCGCCGAGACGGTGGCATCGTCGGATGTTTCACCGGCAGCCCAGTTGCGACGCTCGAGCACGCCGGCCACCCGTTGAAGAAGTCTGCTGGGCAGCGCGAGGCGCGAAAACGCCGGGGCGAGACGCGTCTCAAGGTCTTCTGATGTGGTTACCCGGCTGGGTAGTGTGCTCGCGACCGACAACAGGGAAACATTGTTGAAGCGCGTGTTGGCATTTCCGGCCACGGAACCTCCGTCGAGCGAGCCCCGCGGGCTCAGTAAGCAAGAGGCCTAGTTTACGCCAGTTGGCTGAGCCTTGCCTTCTGGTAGCGCGAGCGGAGTTCGCGCGTGTCGCGAGACAGTCGGCGGATGAGGACGCGAACTAGAATTTGTTCTGCAGTTCACAGACGACATCTGCCTCGATCGACGTGCCGTCTTCGAAGGCGCCGGCAAAGCGAACTTCGACGATGTCGCGGCTTCCATCGGGCGTTCTCTCGCTGATCTCTGTCAACGTCGAGATGGTGCCGTTGGCGTTGTTGCCGACCCCAGCGGCCGCCTCTTGGTCACGGAATCGGAAGCTCTCCTCGTTGAGCGCGATGTAGTTCATCAGCATGTCTTCGTGGGCGTCGACGTTGTCGATGCCGATGATGGTGGCAATGTCGCCGTCATTGAGGTCTCCCACGTCTTCGGCGCCGAACCCGCGGCTGATCTCGCAGTCGCCAGTGAAGTCCGGAAACTCGACGCCGTTGATGCGCAGCGTGGCGTTGCCGACATCGTCGGTGCTGAAGCCGGCGGTAGCGGGCTCGTCTGTCGTTCCCTCGTCACCCGTGGTCTCATCCGCTGTCGTCGTTTCCTCAGTCGTGGTGGAGTCTGCGGGGTCGGCGGCGGGGGAGCACGCCGCGAGCGTGGCACTGACAGCGAGAACGATTGCCGCGAGCCGTGCTTTGCGCGCCCAGAGAACGGAAAAGGGCATGAGGGATGAGTGCGCAGTTGTCATGAGATCAAGGTTCCTCGCCGGCAGAGTGGTTGTGCAATAGGTCTTTCGGCGTAGCCGCGCGGGTAGGGTATTTGAGCATGGGACTCAGCGATTCTGATGCGCAAGCTGTCCTGCGAGTTGCCAGTCGGCTTACGCAGCATCCGCCCCTCGAATTTGCGGATGTGCTTGAGGCTGTGCGCGAAGTCATCGACTGCGACAGTGCATCCTTCAATGACATGGTGCTGGCCACCCGCGATTTTAGGTACGTGATTTCGCCCGCCACCGAGATTGTCAAAGCGACCCGGCTCAAGCCCGAGTACGACAAGTACTTTCACCAGCATCCGCTGAACGCGGCCGCGAACTCCGCGCGCGGGCTCGGTGCTATCCGCTTCTGTGATGTTGTGGGCGGCGCGGATGTCACCACCACCGACCTGTACCGCCATTTCTATGGCCCGTTCGGTGTGCGTTTTCAGTTGGTGACGCAGTTGCCGTCGCCACCGGATGTTTTGGTCGCTTATGCCCTGAACCGTAGCGAGCAGATGGGGGAGTTTAGCGATCGCGACGTTGCTGTCATGAGCGCCTTGAGTGGTCATCTCGCGATGCACCACCGTTCTTCGCTCGACGCTGAGCGTTCCCGCCTCGTGGATGCGGAGATGGATCGCTACGCCTGGGCGGTCGTGTCGGTGCGCTCGGATGGCGTGGTGGAGGCGTCTTCGTCAACGGTGTTGGATGCCGGAGCCCGGGTTCCCGACAGCCTCGCGTCAATCATTGCCGACACCGCGCGAGCGCCGGGCAACGATTCTCGTCACGATGTGATCATCGGCACGCACCGGTGGCAGTGCATCGTGCATCCGGTGCGGCTCGGCCCCACGGTGCTGCTGCTGCGCCGGCAACAGGATGTCGCAGCGGACACTAACGCGCTCTTGGTGGCAGGCCTCACCCCTCGTCAGGCCGAAGTGCTGCTCACCCTCGCGCGCACCGGAGGTTCGAACAACGAGCTCGCGCGCGAACTAAGCATGTCGGAGTCGACCGTGAAGAAGCACCTCGAAGGAGTGTTTCGGGTGCTGCAGGTGACGAGCCGGGCGGCGGCGGTGCTGAGGTTGCGCGAGCTTGCGGATCCGGGATCGGGAACCCTGCGAAACTAGCGCCTCTGCCGCTAAAGGATGCTGACGCGTCCTATGAAGTCGTGCCGAGATACTCCGTAGACGCGCTTCGGACGTTCGCAATGCGCTCTTTCAAACCGGGAATGTATTCATCTGGATTCTCGCCGATCGTGTCGAGGTGAGTGCCGATAACGGAGACGAGCTTGCCGATAGCCTCCTCGAATAGTTCGCGGGTTCGTTCTACATCCTGACTCATGTGGATGTCTGTCTCCGGTCCGTCCCAGATTTCAGACCATTTGCCGAAGAACTGGTGGGCGAGGCTATTTCGCTCGGCAACAGCGCGCGTGAGTAGCGCCTCCAGTTGAGGGTCGCTTACTAGCGTTCGAAGCGCCGCGACAATTGTGCCCATAGTCGATGTTGAGAGCGTCTCTACTGCACGTTCGAGTTCGTCTTCTGAAGTGAAGTCCTTAGCGACTGTGCGATTTGCTGTCACTAGAATTCGTAGCCAATATTCCAACGCTTGGGCGCCGTGCATGGCCCGTCCATAGGCTGCGAACACAGCATCGGTGGAGTAATCAGGGTCGCTGGCAGACATACATGGAGACTATCGATGAAACCGAACGGCACATTAGATCGATTCACCCCGAGCCTGCGCAGTCGTCAATGTCACAGCCCTGGAGTGAGAAAGAATTCGACGTAGATCGTAGCCGTTCGAACTGGTGCTGTTAGGGCTACGTGTCAACAGCCAATTATGCTCGACCGTATGGTCAACTCTGCGGTGTTTAGATTCGCGATGCCGAAGGCTGTGCGCATTACAAGTCGTTCCTCAAGCATCACCAACTCCTTCGTAAACGGCATCATTCCTGCGATACCGCCGACAAAAGCACAGGTCGAGGAGGCACTGCTAGTGCTTGATATGGAGGACATAGTTGTGTGCGCTTATTGCGGGGACCCGGGAACGGAATGGGACCATCTGCGCCCGCTCGTTGTTGACAAGCAACCCACTGGTTACATCTCAGAGATCCAAAACCTCGTGCCTGCGTGCGGAAAATGCAACCAGAGCAAGGGTAATAAGCCGTGGCGAATATGGATGTTTAGCTCGGCCCGATTATCGCCTGCCACGCGCGGCGTGTCGAGACTCGAAGAACGGGCGGACCGTCTGGCTGCCTATGAATCGTGGGGCACCCCGACGTTTATTGACTTCGCGTCGCTTGCTGGCCGGGAACTTTGGGCCGACCACTGGCGGAACCACGCGACGATACTCGCCGCAATGAGACATGCAGAACTTACTGCCGATTTAATTCGCTTGAAGGTTGCGTCTTCGAGGGCTGGCAACGAGTCTCCGGCGGTGTTCCCAATGGAGTGAAAACGTCCAAATTCCGTGCTCGTTGGTTCGAAAACCTATTGGGGTCTGTAACTGACTACGCGTCGCGCGGCTCAGGATCGGCGACGATCTCGGGCGAGAGCATCCGCCGCTTCGTGAGGGCAGCTTCTGCCACCAGAATGCCCAGCACGACCGCGGCACCGATGGCGAAGAGCAACAGCAAGAGTCCGAAGTCGGATTCGGGCGCTAGCACTTCGCCGGACTCGGTTTGCCAGGACCAGAGGGCGCGCAGCGAGCCGAGCATGAGGCCGGTCATGATGACGAGGGTGACCCGGCGGCGGTTCTTCAGGAGCCACTGCGGGCCCGAGACGAAGAGGCCCAGGCCGACGATGGCGCCGATCGCGAAGGCGCCGAGGTAGCCGAAGTTGCGGTCGTTCACAGCAGCGAGGGTGGGTGCGTACATGCCGAGGATCAGCAGGAGGTAAGAGCTCGAAACTCCGGGGAGCACGAGGGCGCAGACCGCGAGGGCCGCAGCGAGCGAGACAATGATGAGGGTCGGATCCGCATCCCCGCCACGCGGCAAGCCCGTGAGCGCAGCGGCGACACCGGCCGCCAGGAGGCCGATCAGAACCTCGGGGAACGTCCAACGTCCGCCAATCATGCGGGCCGGAACGATGAGGGATGCAGCGATGAGGCCGGCCGACAGGAAGTCGCGCGCTTCATGCCGGAGCTATCGTCGTCTCTGCCGGGGGATTGATAGCGATCGGGTTCGTGATTTTCGGTTAGTCATCATCTCGGCTACTGAACGGTTTAGAGGTCGCGCGTTTTTTCGATAATCGTTGCGGGGTCTGCGCATGCGCCGACAACGATAGCCATGTCGAGAACTCCGGTGAGCGCCTTGACCGGTGCCGCCGGTTCGAGACGGGCCTGTAGCGCCTGCAGCAGGTTGGCGAGCGCTGCACTGTCATGGGTCACGCCGAATGGCAGTTGGATCATTCCAGGCCGAGTTCCGTCAGCGAGAGCCGCGAATTGGTGGATGCGCGCTGCGGCTTTCGGGGTGTCTGCCGTATCGCGCACCGCGACGGCGTCGCGCAGGCCGATAGTGAGTTCGATGCCGTGGAGTCCAGCCCTGAGGAGCGCGCGACCGGCTACGCCGCGCACACGGGGCGCCGCTTTGGAGAGTAAAGCGTCTTGATCGTCCTTGGCGAATACGCCCGTGATTTCTTCGAAAGGCACTGTGGTGTCACCGCGAACGACAATCCCTGTGGGGGTTATCGCGATTACCGCCCCGTTTGCGCCGTGGGAACGTTGAGCTGCACGACGGATGAGGAGAAGACGGACGAGGAATAGCGCCGCGAGAACGAGCAGCACGATCGCGCCAGCGGTAAGAGTGGGCCGCGTGGCGGCAGCTCCGGGCGGGAAGACGATTAATGAGGCCGCGGCCAACAGCGCGAGGCCAGAAAATGAGAAAAACAGGCGACGCCACGATGTGCTGATTTCTCGGATCCGTGCGGGTGAAGCGGTCAGCTCGTATTCGGGATCGCCTCTCATCGTGGACTGCTAAACAGCAGCAGATGGTCGGTCGAAACGCGGCATCTGACAATGTCAGGGTGAGCCGCCCAAGAGTGAGCGATGCTCGGGGTTACCATTCAACAACCTTAGCCTGTGGGGCTAACGCCGAATTGAAATTATGAGTGGGTTTCTGTCGGGAGCTTTACAGAAGACTAACTATCCAAAGGGAGATGTGCATGGTTGATGAATTCTTCATCTCGAGAGCTATTGTCGCGCGGTATCCTGCTGCCCCTACGACGATTGACGATCCTCGAATTTCCGTTGACAACGCGCGCGAATTTCGCGTCGCGGGCGACCGCGACTCCGAGAACGGGTTCATCGTCGACGATGCCGGCGTCTTCCGCCACGCTCAATGGATTTCGGGCAAAGGTCCTTCTCTAGGTTTTTCGACGAATTCTCTGCGAGCGGTGGAGATGACTTTGATTTTGCTCGATCTCGCACCGTCGCTCCATAAGGGTTTTGGAGTAAGTTGGCGACACCCATCGCTGAGCGGCGGCGAGCTCTCTCCCGCATACACGGTTACGAGCACTGAGGATTCTACGACGGTAACGTGGAATGAGGGTTCTCTATGGATGCTGGAGCAGGGCACAGGATCATGGATTAGAGCATTGGCTGGCTGGCTGCCGTACACGATCGATGAAATTTTCGAGTCGAGAACTAACCCACCAGGTGTGGTGGGGTTGGTGCCGTATCGAAATTTTGAACGTATTTCCCATGACGAGGCTTTGAGGGATTGATGACTGAGAAAGACATGCCTGCACCGCTGTACTCGTGGTTTGAGCCGAAGAAAGACCCGGCGAGCGGTGCCGTCCTTGTCGGGGAGGCGGCGGCGATGGTTGGTTTTGATCCGGCGTTTCCTTGAGGTAGCGGCACTGGGCGGCGGATCCTCCCGGAGCCGTTCGCTATCTCCGAGAGCGGTCGATTCCCTAGCGGACGTCGAACGTTCAGTGCGCCTCTCCGCGATCAGGCGATGCTCTCGCGGTGGTGTGCCCCACCCGATACCGACAATCTCCGGATGATGACAGCGCTAGGCGTCGCGCGGCTCGGGATCCGCGACGATCTCTGGCGAGAGCATCCGCCGCTTCGTGAGGGCAGCTTCTGCGGCGATAATACCCAGCACGACCGCGGCACCGATGGCGATGAGGAGCAGCACGACTCCGAAGTCGGATTCGGGTGCCAGCACTTCGCCGGACTCGGTTTGCCAGGGCCAGAGGGCGCGGAGTGAGCCGAGCATGAGGCCGGTCATGATGACGAGGGTGACGCGGCGGCGGTTCTTGAGGAGCCACTGCAGGCCCGAGACGAAGAGGCCGAGACCGACGATGGCGCCGAGGGCGAAGGCGCCGAGGTAGCCGAAGTTGCGGTCGTTCACAGCAGCGAGGGTGGGCGCATACATGCCGAGGATCAGTAGTAGGTAGGAGCCCGAAACTCCGGGGAGCACGAGCGCGCAGACTGCAAGGGCCGCAGCGAGCGAGACGATGATGAGCGTGGGATCCGCTTCCCCGCCACGCGGCAAGCCCGTGAGCGCAACAGCGACACCGGCGGCCAGGAGGCCGATCAGAACCTCGGGGAACGTCCAACTCCCGCCCACCATGCGGGCGGGGACAATGAGCGACGCGGCGATAAGTCCGGCCGAGACCGCGCGGGTACCGGTGGGATACTGCTCGATCAGGGGAGCGAGCAGTGCAGCGCCGATCACGATGGCGGCGAGCATCCCGATACCAATGGGTAACACGACGTTCCAACGCACCGAACGGAAGTGGGCGCCAGCGCGAGAGAAGCCGCGACCACGGATGCCGTCGGCGACGGTGAGCGCCACACCACGGGCGAGGTGCCCGGCGCCATCGATGAGCGTGTCGTAGACGCCGACGAGGAGGCCGATGGTTCCGCCGCTGACGCCGGGAACGATCTCAGCGAAGCCGATCAGCATGCCGCGAAAGGCATCGCCGACAGTGCGGATGACGGGGTGAACTCGGGTCATCGCTTACTCGTTCTCTTCTCGTTGGCTAGTGGTGCGTGCCGTAGTTGTTGGGGGAGCCCGCCCTGAGCTGAAACGCAGGGTGCGGCATCCGGAGCGGTGGATTTTTTCACCATCGTGCAGAGTAGTCGATTTAGTTGAGGTGGCGGTGGCTATTGGCCCCGTCGCGGGCACATTCCCACTCTCGTGCCCGTACCCTAGAGGGGTGACTACGGGCAACAATCGACTACGCGCATTCCAGCAACGGATCAGTCGATCCCTCATCACTATGGCCGGGGGAGCCCTGCGCTCCAACAATGCGCCCACTCAACTCTTGTCGTTGCCCGGGAGCGAACATCAGCTGTCTCAGCGTCACGCGCGCTCGGTCATCGACCTCTGTTTGCGCGCGGGCGAAGCGATGCTCGCGACTGGAGCATCCGCCGCTGACGTCGTGGCGACCGTGCTGCGCATCAGCACCGCCTATGGCGTTACCGGGATGCACGTCGACATCACTTTTACGTCGCTCACCGTTTCGATACACCGCGGGATGAACGAAGACCCCATGTCGATCATGCGCATCGTGAAAGTGCGCACCATTGACTACACGCGGCTGCAGAACGTGTACTGGCTCATCGATGTCATTACCGGGCCCGACGGCCCTGGGGATGTGGATGAGACCCGCGAGGAACTGGGCGCAATCCTCACCACGCCGCATCCCTACCGACGCTGGGTCGTCACCGCTGGCAAGGGCATACTCGCGGCAGGTGTTGTTGTGATCTTCGGTGCCAGCTTTGTGCTGGTTCTTGTGGCTGCGTTATCCGCCGCCCTCTCGGATGTGCTGACGCGTCGCCTTGAGCGTTTGTCGGTCCCCGCTTTCTTCGCGCAGATGGCCGCTGCCGGCGTCATCAGCGTTATTGCGGTGTTCATGTTCTGGCTGAGGTCAATCGGGATCGATATTCCCGGATCGAACAGCCCGACCGTGATTGTGATCTCCGGAATCATCATGCTGCTTTCCGGTGTCGGCCTCACGTCGGCGGCGAGTGACGCGATCGGCGGCTACTACGTCACCGCCACAGCTCGCGGCATGGAGGTCATCATGATGACGCTCGGCCTGGCAGTCGGTATCTCGATCGTGCTCAGCATCTCGTTGCGCCTCGGAATTCCCGTGGCGATCGGTGACACGCTGGGGGACAGCCGCAGTGTTATCTCGGGAATGGTCGGCTCGGCCATCATCGCCGTCGGCTTCGCCCTTGCCTCTTATGTTCGGATGCGGTTGCTCCCCATCATGGCGATGGGTGCCGCCCTCGTGTACGCCGTCTACTGGTTCGTGCTGCCCTTGGCGTCGTCGCCCGGCCTCGCTCCTGCCATTGCCGGAACAGCGGCCGGCGTCGTGAGCTACCTTCTCTACCGCTGGCTCAAAGTGCCAGAAGGCGCCACCAACATGGTGGGCATCATCGCGCTGTTGCCTGGTCTCGCGCTGTATCGCGGAATCTACGCACTCATGGATTCTGAGTTCGGCGTCACCGAAGCGCTGCCATCCATGGTGATGGCACTCGCGACCGGCCTCGGCTTGGCGGCTGGAACAACCATCGGCGGATTCGTTGCTCGCCGTACCTTCGGCTTCGACCGCGCGGCAATGGCGGCGTTGAAGCGGTCGCGGACGCCGCGGTAGTGCTTGGCATTCTGGGCGAGCGCCTCGCGTCGCGAGCTTTGGCCTCGCGATCACTCTTGACGCGAGGCGATAACGATTGGTGTGCGCCCAATCGACGTTTTCGGGACCGCCTCGGGTGTGCCTCGTCAACGTTTTCGCCGCGCCTCGCTATTCGCGACTGGCCGACACCGGTACAGTTTGAGCGTTGCTAGAGTTCGGATTCGGAGCGAGGAATGGGTGCTATGCGAGATCAAGATGACCTTCAGTCTGCTATCGAGGGTGAAGTGCCCGTAGAGCGAGCGAATATTGCGCTTTTTGGCGCAACTGGCGCCGGCAAATCAACACTGTTGAATGCAATTTTCGGGGCAGAAATTGCACAAACAGGAATCGGAGCGCCAGTCACTAACGAAACCGAGATGTTCGTCAACGATGCTGGCACTCTCGCAATTTTCGACGGCGCGGGTGTTGAGCTGGGAGGCAGAAACCCGGTCCGCGACATAACCCAGCGACTGTTCCGGAACAGGCAAGGTGAGTCGGATGCTGTAATCCATGTCGCCTGGTATTGCGTGAACAGTCAGACTGGTCGACTCGAAAAAGGCCAACGCGATGTCATCACCAAAGTGGCTGCGCTCGGCATCCCGGTAGTTCTAGTCCTGACCAAAGCTAACGTGCGCAACGGAGTTGTAGAACCTAAGACTGCTTCCCTCGCGGATGAGATTAGCAAGATGACGCTTCCGATCGTCGGCGGCCGCCCGGTAATTACTTCATCCGTGGACGACGAATTCAACGGAGTCGGGCGGTTCGGACTCGAGACCCTCCTGGACGAGACCTATCGTGTAGTTCCTGAGGCGCAGAAGATTTCTGTCGCCGGGGCACAGAAAATCGACCTGACGATTAA
This window encodes:
- a CDS encoding alpha/beta fold hydrolase, translating into MVTEAASRPPHDLPGLDPRFSRVTAVPGSGLDAGLTRDWHYLDTGDELARLGVPVAGTVLAVHGNPTWSYYWRELLTQSVQAAEAGAADGAGDGSRVAAPAWRIIAVDQLDMGFSERTGIHRPLAQRVADLTAFTDALSLTGPVISLGHDWGGVVSLGWAVDHPAQLSGVMLLNTAVHHEAGKPIPAPLRLARARGMLAASTVRTTAFLETTLALTTDSLDPAVKDAYRAPYRTAARRGGIGGFVADIPVDANHESYSELDRIATAVATLDLPALMLWGPRDPIFSDYYLDDLIERLPHANVHRFEGAGHLVAEDVPYADSVLTWLGDNAASLANPGSASPTPREAFAAASASADADADDSSFVPLWRNLDERADDTTTAVIDMSTRGQRGPQQVSWRQLSDRVSHIAAGLTAIGVKKGQRVSLLVPPGPTLTAVVYACLRIGAIIVVADAGLGVKGLTRAVRGSWPDFIIGEAPGLTAARTLGWPGVRISTARLPKVSAATLGVSYSLRDLITLGANTALPAEPRAEDDAAILFTSGSTGPAKGVVYRHGQLSALRDVLARHFEVTADTGLVTGFAPFALLGPALGTRSVTPAMDVSSPRTLTARAVAAAVEASGGSMVFLSPASILNVVATAGDLTDHDRSELERVHTFLSTGAPIGAELLASAATIMPNATPHSPYGMTECLLVTDITLDGIRAAAGGAHTGVCVGTPIGENLIRISALDSDGAATGTPSTEPGVLGEIIVSAPHLKDHYDRLWLTDRAAARETSVETDAASAVSADGSTVTSTDAATPDTDEARDSTNVPASPPARWHRTGDVGHLDETGRLWVEGRLPHVIVSATGPVAPVGAEQDVEVVSAVRRAAVVGVGPHGLRQAVAVVETIPAAKRPGLASPELTAAVRASTALPLVAVLVVPQLPTDIRHNSKIDRSRLSGWAERLLAGGKPTAP
- a CDS encoding 3-oxoacyl-ACP synthase III; the protein is MAGNANTRFNNVSLLSVASTLPSRVTTSEDLETRLAPAFSRLALPSRLLQRVAGVLERRNWAAGETSDDATVSAGQRALAEAGVDASEVGLLINTSVSRKHLEPSVAVRLHHGLGLPSSAINFDVANACLGFVSGMNLAANMIESGQIRYAIIVNGEDADDIQTNTIDRLLKQDSDRDGFMSEFASLTLGSGAAAAVLGRTDEHPAGHPILGGVTRAATQFHELCVGSVDGMFTDAKALLKGGLDLVVSAWKEASTEWDWSAMDLYVTHQVSSVHTNAIVKAAKLDRDRVPTTFPQYGNVGPASIPITLDEAQGSLKKGDRVLLVGVGSGLNTAMMELAW
- a CDS encoding LuxR C-terminal-related transcriptional regulator; protein product: MGLSDSDAQAVLRVASRLTQHPPLEFADVLEAVREVIDCDSASFNDMVLATRDFRYVISPATEIVKATRLKPEYDKYFHQHPLNAAANSARGLGAIRFCDVVGGADVTTTDLYRHFYGPFGVRFQLVTQLPSPPDVLVAYALNRSEQMGEFSDRDVAVMSALSGHLAMHHRSSLDAERSRLVDAEMDRYAWAVVSVRSDGVVEASSSTVLDAGARVPDSLASIIADTARAPGNDSRHDVIIGTHRWQCIVHPVRLGPTVLLLRRQQDVAADTNALLVAGLTPRQAEVLLTLARTGGSNNELARELSMSESTVKKHLEGVFRVLQVTSRAAAVLRLRELADPGSGTLRN
- a CDS encoding HNH endonuclease; protein product: MEDIVVCAYCGDPGTEWDHLRPLVVDKQPTGYISEIQNLVPACGKCNQSKGNKPWRIWMFSSARLSPATRGVSRLEERADRLAAYESWGTPTFIDFASLAGRELWADHWRNHATILAAMRHAELTADLIRLKVASSRAGNESPAVFPME
- a CDS encoding undecaprenyl phosphate translocase family protein; the protein is MSAGLIAASLIVPARMIGGRWTFPEVLIGLLAAGVAAALTGLPRGGDADPTLIIVSLAAALAVCALVLPGVSSSYLLLILGMYAPTLAAVNDRNFGYLGAFAIGAIVGLGLFVSGPQWLLKNRRRVTLVIMTGLMLGSLRALWSWQTESGEVLAPESDFGLLLLLFAIGAAVVLGILVAEAALTKRRMLSPEIVADPEPRDA
- a CDS encoding DUF368 domain-containing protein, translated to MTRVHPVIRTVGDAFRGMLIGFAEIVPGVSGGTIGLLVGVYDTLIDGAGHLARGVALTVADGIRGRGFSRAGAHFRSVRWNVVLPIGIGMLAAIVIGAALLAPLIEQYPTGTRAVSAGLIAASLIVPARMVGGSWTFPEVLIGLLAAGVAVALTGLPRGGEADPTLIIVSLAAALAVCALVLPGVSGSYLLLILGMYAPTLAAVNDRNFGYLGAFALGAIVGLGLFVSGLQWLLKNRRRVTLVIMTGLMLGSLRALWPWQTESGEVLAPESDFGVVLLLIAIGAAVVLGIIAAEAALTKRRMLSPEIVADPEPRDA
- a CDS encoding threonine/serine exporter family protein, giving the protein MTTGNNRLRAFQQRISRSLITMAGGALRSNNAPTQLLSLPGSEHQLSQRHARSVIDLCLRAGEAMLATGASAADVVATVLRISTAYGVTGMHVDITFTSLTVSIHRGMNEDPMSIMRIVKVRTIDYTRLQNVYWLIDVITGPDGPGDVDETREELGAILTTPHPYRRWVVTAGKGILAAGVVVIFGASFVLVLVAALSAALSDVLTRRLERLSVPAFFAQMAAAGVISVIAVFMFWLRSIGIDIPGSNSPTVIVISGIIMLLSGVGLTSAASDAIGGYYVTATARGMEVIMMTLGLAVGISIVLSISLRLGIPVAIGDTLGDSRSVISGMVGSAIIAVGFALASYVRMRLLPIMAMGAALVYAVYWFVLPLASSPGLAPAIAGTAAGVVSYLLYRWLKVPEGATNMVGIIALLPGLALYRGIYALMDSEFGVTEALPSMVMALATGLGLAAGTTIGGFVARRTFGFDRAAMAALKRSRTPR
- a CDS encoding YcjF family protein yields the protein MRDQDDLQSAIEGEVPVERANIALFGATGAGKSTLLNAIFGAEIAQTGIGAPVTNETEMFVNDAGTLAIFDGAGVELGGRNPVRDITQRLFRNRQGESDAVIHVAWYCVNSQTGRLEKGQRDVITKVAALGIPVVLVLTKANVRNGVVEPKTASLADEISKMTLPIVGGRPVITSSVDDEFNGVGRFGLETLLDETYRVVPEAQKISVAGAQKIDLTIKARYARSWIAGAVAFAGGVGATPIPLADAALLIPAQAALMARIAAIYDIPQAKAAKLVGSTTVLAAGAGKIAAASLLKLIPGVGSVISAGVAATLTGVLGESWRVTTERVFTGKFDLDDADQLTKIAEMFASNMKSGAKAEAAPAATD